The region GAGTACGTGTGCGTGCGGATGTCGACGGTCCGCGCGGCCGTCGCGGAGGCGGAGCTGGGCGCGTGGGTCGCCGCGCGCGAGGCCCCCGTCGCCGCCCGCGAGCTCACCCGCTTCCTCGCCCGGACCGACGACCCGGTGCACCGCCGGCTCGCGCTACACGCGCTGGCCCGCACCGGTTCCGTCGGGCTGACCGCGGCGAAGCGGCTCCGGGCCCGGGGCGGCGACCTCGGCCGGGCGGCCGCCGCGTGGCTCGCCGCACCGCACCGGATCCCGGCGGTGCCGCAGGCGGGCCCGCCCGTCCCGGACGAGGAACCGCAGCCGGACCTCCAGCCCAGCTAGGGCAGGTAGCGCACCGCTCCCCAGTACTCGGCGTCGAACCGGGCCGGGGTGATCCGGACCGGCGTCAGGTGGTCGTACGCCTCGATCATCATGCCGTCGCCGGTGTACATCGCCACGTGGTGGATCGAGCCGGTGCCGTTGTCCCGCGCGTAGAACAGCAGGTCCCCGGGCTGTAGGTCCGCCCGGTCGACCTTGTGCGCGGCCGGGGAGGCGGACTGCGGGCCGGAGTCCCGCGGGATCGTGATGCCGTGGACCTGGTAGATCGTCGAGGTGAACCCGGAGCAGTCCACGCCGAAGCCGGAGCGCCCGGCCCACAGGTAGTCCGTGCCGACGAACAGCGAGGCGAACCGGACCAGGTCGGCGCCGGTCGGAGCGGGTATCGCGGCGTCGGAGGCGTAGACCTCGGCGACGTCGTCCGACAGCCACCGCGGACCGTCCGGCGTCCCCAGCAGGAGGGCGCCCGGCGTGCGGGCCAGGAGCGGCAACCGGGTGTTCACGCTGATCTCCAGGGCCGGGCGGTGCAGCGCCTGGTCCGCGTAGAGCCGGGCGGTGACGGCCTTGTCCACCAGGGCGAACGGACGCGACGCCACCAGCGCGCCGAACGCCGGGTCCGTCCGGACCTGGCTGCGCGGGATCCAGCCCGGATACCCCAGCGGGTTCTTCGGGTTCGGCTGCCCCGGCACCGCGACCTCGTACCAGTCCCCCTGCGTGCCCAGGATCTCCACGCGCTGCCCGTAGAGGGCCTGGGTCTGGGTCAGGTTGTCGTCGGTGAGGCCCTCCTGCTCGTGCGGTGTCATGTCCGCCAGCCAGCCGGGGATGTCGACGGGATCGGTCAGCGCCTTCTGGTCGACGGGCCGGGGGCTCGTCGGGGAGGTCCAGACGGTGGCGACGGAGACGCCGACGTACCCGCTCGACGGCTGCGGGGCGGCCTCGGCGACGCCCGCCGTGGCCAGGAGGAGCACGGCGACCAGCAGGCCGGCCGGCGCGGGGAGCCGTAGGCGGGACATCCGGTCATTCTGCGGCGACCGGTGTCCCGCCACCAAGGGCCCGTGACCGATCGAGGTACGGGCCCGCAGCCCGGGTCAGGGCGTGACGACGACCTTGCCCAGCACCGTCCGGGTGTCCAGCTGCGCGACGGCCTCACCCGCCCGCTCCAGCGGGAAGGTTCCGCTCACCGGCGGGTTCACCGAGCCCGCCTCGAGGAACGGGATCAGCCGGTCCCACTGGGCGCGGGTGTAGCCCGGGCGAGGCATCGCGTAGGCGCCCCAGCCGACGCCCCGGACGTCGATGTTGTTGAGCAGCAGGCGGTTGACCTTGACCGTCGGGATGTCCCCGGCGGTGAAGCCGACCACGAGCAGCCGCCCGAGCGGGGCGAGGGAGCGCAACGAGTCGGTGAAGCGGTCCCCGCCGACCGGGTCCACGACCATGTCGACGCCCTTGCCGCCTGTCAGCTCCTTGACGGCGTCCTTGAACCCGTCCGCGAGGACGGCCTCGTGCGAGCCGACCGACTTCACGAACTCGGCCTTCTCGGGCGTCGAGACGACGGAGATGACCCGGGCGCCCAGGGCCGCGGCGAGCTCGATGGTCGCCGTGCCGATCCCGCCCGCGGCGCCCTGCACCAGGACGGTCTCGTCCTTCTGCAGCTGGCCGCGGGTGGTCAGCGCGAACGTCATCGTCAGGTAGTTCATCGGCAGGCACGCGCCCGCCTCGAAGGAAACGTTGTCCGGCAGCGGGAACACGTTCCCCTGGTCCACGGCGACGAGCCCGGCGAACGCGCCGATCGCGCTGCTGAATGCCACCCGGTCTCCGGCCGTGAACTCCGAGCCGTCCGGGGCCTCGCGCACCACGCCCGCGCCCTCGCCGCCGAGGACGAACGGCGGCTCCGGCTTGTACTGGTACAGGCCCTTGGTGAGCAGCAGGTCCGGGAAGTTCACCCCGGCCGCCTTCACCTCGACGAGCACCTGTCCGTCACCGCGGACCGGGTCCGCGACCTCGCCGACCTCCACCGCACCCGGACCCTCGAGCCGGACCACCTGGACTGCGCGCACTGCGGGACTCCCTCGTCGTCGTCGACCACGTCATGCACCCGCATCGAATCACGGAACCGCACACGCGTGGACGTGACGTCTACACCGAAACGGTCTCCGCCGGCAGGTGCGCGCGCGAGTGCCGGACGATCACGGCTGTCCCGGCGAGCGCGACGAGCGCCAGACAGCCGAGCAGGACCGGGTAGCTCGCGACCCCGCTGAGCACCGCGAGCAAGGAAGGGACGAGGAAGCCGACGTACGCGAGCGCGTAGTAGGCGCCCGTCAGCCCGGCGAGCTCGTCCGGGCGCGCGAGGCGCTGCAGCTCCAGCAACCCCGAGACGACGGCGATCCCGTAGGCGGCGCCGAGCACGGTCGCGGCGCCGAGCGCGAGCCAGGGCGAGCGGACCTCCGCGGCCACCGCGCTCACCGCGAGCCCCGCGGACATCACGACCATGGAGACGACGACGGCGCGGGCGCTCGTCGTCCGGTCCAGCCGTTTGGCCAGCGGCTGGACCAGCGCGCCGGCCCCGAGCGTGCAGACCGTCACCAACGTCGAGTAGGCCAGCCCCCACGTCCCGAGCCGGTCCCCCACCAGCTGCGGCAGGATCGCGTAGGCGACCCCCGAGGCACCGAAGATCCACGGCGCCATGGGCATGATCACCCGACGGAACCGCGGGTGCCGGACGCCGGTGAGGCGACCGCCGCCGGCGGCGGAGGCGCGGGTCTCCGGAGCCCGCGTCAGGAAGGGGAGCGCGACGGCCGTCAGCACGACGTGGACGAGGTAGGGGAACGCCATCGGCCCGCCGGCCCACACCCGTGGGCCCCACTGAGCCAGCACCCCGGCGACGCCCGCACCGAGCGCGAACCCGAGCGTCAGCCACAGCGCCGCCCGGCGGGCACCGGCGCCCGGGCCGGCGTCCGCGTCGTTCTCGGAGAAGCTCCTTCACCCAGGTCGAGCCGACGGCCATCGCGACCGCCACCCCGACGCCGGTCACGAAGCGGCCCACCGCGATCCACCCCGCGCCGAGCGCGCCGAGCGCCAGCAGCAGGCTGGCGACCAGCGACAACACCGTGCCGACGAGCATGACGGGCTTGCGGCCGTGGCGGTCGGAGAGGCCACCCGCCAGCAGCAGACCCGGGACGAGCCCGAGGACGTAGGCACCGAGCAGCGCGTCGACGGTGAGGACGGACCAGCCCGCCTCCCGGTACATCACCAGCAGCGGGGTGAACTGGTTGCCGCCCCAGCCGCAGCAGAACATCGCCGCGGCGACGCCCTTCCACCTGCCGCTCACCGCCGGTGGGTCCCGTCCAGGTGGGCGCGCAGGGCGAAGGCGAACGCGGCCTCGTCGCCCTGCTCGACGATCCCGATCAGCTCCGCGTGCTCGCGCAGCACCACGGGGATCTGACCGGGGATCGGGCCGAGCGCGTGGACGCTCATCCGCCGCTGCCGGTCCGCGAGAGTGGCGTAGAAGCGCGTGGTCAGCGCGTTGCGCCCGGCTTCGACGAGCGTGCGGTGGAAGGCCTCGTCGGCCTCGGCGAAACCGTGCAGGTCCGCCGCGTCCGCCCGCTCCTGCTGCACGCGCAGCGCCTCTCGCAGCGCCTCGACGGCGGCCGGGACGAGTTCCGGACGGCGCAGCAGCCGACGGACGGCGCCGATCTCGACGGCCTCCCGGGCGTCGAGCACGTCCTCGGCCTCGCCGGGCGGCACCGGCACCACGACCGCGCCCCGCTTCGGGATCAGTCGCAGCAGGTCCTCGGCCTGCAGCCGCAGGAACGCCTCGCGCACCGGGGTCCGGCTCACGCCGAGCCGGTCCGCGATCTCGCCCTCGCTGAAGAGGTGCCCGCCGGGCAGCGCCCCGGTGAGCACGAGCTCCTTGGTCAGCGCGTACGCCCGGTCCGCAGCCGGGGGTGCCTTTTCCTCCGCATCGGTCACACGGTCAGGCTACAACCTGAGATGCAAGCTTGTATCTAAGGGCGTCAGAGGGGTGCGGCGTCTCCGTACCGGACGACGGGTGCGCCGCCGGAGAGCTCGTCGCAGAGGTCGGAGAGCCGGCTGTCGATGCGCTGCTGGACCCGTTCGAGGGCGTCCAGCTCGCACATGACCTCCAAGGCCGTGCGCGGGCCGTCGAGGCCGCTCAGCACTCGTCGGAGCTCGGTGCGCAGCTCTCCGATGCGGGCGCGGCACTCCTCGGCGGTGTGCCGGTGGGCGTCGAGCCGGGCCTGCTGGGAGGCGTCGAGGGACGAGGCGAGGGAGTCGATGCGGTCCTGCAACCGGTGGGGGTTCACGGGCGGGGGTTCTCCTCGGAGCTTGACGAGGGTCCGTGCGGCCGTGATGGCCGTCACGTGACGACGGACACAGCGACCGTAACCGATCGGCCGGACGCCCGACAGCGGGAAGCCGGAAAAGGACCCGTCGGAGACGACGACGCCCCCGCCCGCGAGAGGCGTGCGGGGGCGGGACGGAGTCGTCGCGGCAGTGGATCAGGCGGAGCGGCGGTCCCGCTGCTCGGGGATCGCCGGGCGGACGCCGCGCTGCTGCGGGATCGCGGTCGGCAGGGTGCGCGTCGCGGGGTTCTGCTGGCGCGGGATACGCGATTCGAGGTACGCGCGGTGACGCTCGGCGACGAGGTCCGTCGTCAGGTGGAAGTGGCCGTGCCGTGAACGCTTGCAGACGTAGGCGCGCTGCGGACGGGCACCGAGCTCCTCGAGCTCGCGGGCGGCGGCCTCGGCGGCCTCCCGGTCCGAGTAGATGACCTTGCCGTCGGCTCCGCGGCCCTGCCGGCGCGGGGCGGCGCCCTCCAGCTCGGCGCGGCTCGGCTTGCAGAAGACCGGCCGGCCGGCCGGCAGCAGACGGGCGTACTTGAGCAGCACCTTCGCCCGGGCGACGTCCCGGACCCCCGCGTCCACGCGGCGCACGACGCCGTTGGAGTCCACGACACCCTCGGGTCCGATCGGGCCGGGCGAGACGTCGTCC is a window of Pseudonocardia sp. T1-2H DNA encoding:
- a CDS encoding C40 family peptidase, producing the protein MSRLRLPAPAGLLVAVLLLATAGVAEAAPQPSSGYVGVSVATVWTSPTSPRPVDQKALTDPVDIPGWLADMTPHEQEGLTDDNLTQTQALYGQRVEILGTQGDWYEVAVPGQPNPKNPLGYPGWIPRSQVRTDPAFGALVASRPFALVDKAVTARLYADQALHRPALEISVNTRLPLLARTPGALLLGTPDGPRWLSDDVAEVYASDAAIPAPTGADLVRFASLFVGTDYLWAGRSGFGVDCSGFTSTIYQVHGITIPRDSGPQSASPAAHKVDRADLQPGDLLFYARDNGTGSIHHVAMYTGDGMMIEAYDHLTPVRITPARFDAEYWGAVRYLP
- a CDS encoding NADPH:quinone oxidoreductase family protein; translated protein: MRAVQVVRLEGPGAVEVGEVADPVRGDGQVLVEVKAAGVNFPDLLLTKGLYQYKPEPPFVLGGEGAGVVREAPDGSEFTAGDRVAFSSAIGAFAGLVAVDQGNVFPLPDNVSFEAGACLPMNYLTMTFALTTRGQLQKDETVLVQGAAGGIGTATIELAAALGARVISVVSTPEKAEFVKSVGSHEAVLADGFKDAVKELTGGKGVDMVVDPVGGDRFTDSLRSLAPLGRLLVVGFTAGDIPTVKVNRLLLNNIDVRGVGWGAYAMPRPGYTRAQWDRLIPFLEAGSVNPPVSGTFPLERAGEAVAQLDTRTVLGKVVVTP
- a CDS encoding GntR family transcriptional regulator, which produces MTDAEEKAPPAADRAYALTKELVLTGALPGGHLFSEGEIADRLGVSRTPVREAFLRLQAEDLLRLIPKRGAVVVPVPPGEAEDVLDAREAVEIGAVRRLLRRPELVPAAVEALREALRVQQERADAADLHGFAEADEAFHRTLVEAGRNALTTRFYATLADRQRRMSVHALGPIPGQIPVVLREHAELIGIVEQGDEAAFAFALRAHLDGTHRR